One Thermococcus eurythermalis DNA segment encodes these proteins:
- a CDS encoding CRISPR-associated helicase/endonuclease Cas3 produces the protein MPQTSIDEFLKEGNDTKKVPLLSLLRAKSGEGDVLLIDHVKSALKRCVELYEFIENLNGTVTYPALRNPEERFKLFKSLAKAIIIHDLGKISLDFQRKLYGKGEFPAELTQLLKGSGGINARHEILSVLWSAGLIGDSIWDKKIRTAVLLHHYNEFFSDDKDFSHIVELYPDDVEKYLGFLVSKRRELERFLKDYLMTIKSEFRERFIQEAVAEINVNFSRVRMLKEKVETWDDDLSEDVPLYTPTGLDVDFLVFLGMLRRCDYSSSGDFKIEGSLNLSEVFDDVDERIRRRIAEKLRNQKANFGRLWQEELLSERDSDYLVVVAPTGSGKTELAIFWSRRRGKLIYTLPLRVALNDLYRRLSEEYFDGEHVGLLHSTAFMEYVEGSGSDIEVEKKVNSAGLLAMPVMLSTPDQVFLTGLNYYGSDKVISVYPESAIVVDEVQAYTPEMAAVFLKTLRLIKEAGGKVLVITATLPPHIEDFLRKDGFEIVDVLEESRKHGLDVKNLHLKRHHVKLVEGNLFRYTDEGPEFEGLEKVLSAIEEFEGRGFRSVMVVLNNVKKAIEAYKRISELVGSWDVYLLHSRLPEKKKAEVVLEVKSSLEKGRNVVLIATQVVEASVDLDFDAMITEISPIDSQVQRWGRVYRNRETDYEGVPNIIVFSGIDRGTRAVYGGGISDEVLQKTAEVIDSLEGRPLNYEDERNAIKDVYRGKILEAYMGRIEELLAKLDYFTLEKKSEAQRVFRQMGGMYFVVPALMVEYGYTETVREFGELLSDPKNFKLGWSDITQKLSQELGREVGKWELRKILQEFSVNVPIWFVLKDGNLQHALHNTFKGYPVIVTWGKDKAEKLWKFGVDEVVNRDLDESGDIL, from the coding sequence ATGCCTCAGACGAGTATTGATGAATTTCTCAAAGAAGGTAACGACACCAAGAAGGTTCCGCTGTTGTCCCTTCTCAGGGCGAAGAGTGGTGAAGGCGACGTTCTGCTCATCGATCACGTAAAATCTGCTCTGAAGAGATGCGTTGAACTTTATGAGTTCATTGAGAACCTGAACGGAACGGTGACCTATCCGGCCCTCAGGAACCCGGAGGAGCGTTTTAAACTCTTCAAGAGCCTTGCGAAGGCAATAATCATTCACGATCTTGGCAAAATAAGCCTCGACTTCCAGAGGAAGCTTTATGGAAAGGGGGAATTTCCCGCGGAACTAACCCAACTCCTAAAAGGGAGTGGAGGAATAAATGCTCGCCATGAAATTCTGTCGGTTCTCTGGAGCGCTGGGTTAATTGGAGATTCCATTTGGGACAAGAAAATCAGAACGGCGGTTCTGCTTCACCACTACAACGAGTTCTTCTCTGATGATAAGGACTTCTCCCACATAGTGGAGCTTTATCCCGATGACGTCGAGAAGTACTTGGGTTTTTTGGTCTCGAAGAGAAGGGAGCTCGAAAGATTTCTCAAGGACTATCTCATGACCATAAAGAGTGAGTTTAGAGAGCGCTTCATACAGGAAGCCGTGGCCGAGATTAACGTGAATTTCTCAAGGGTAAGGATGCTAAAAGAAAAGGTTGAAACCTGGGACGACGATTTGTCAGAGGACGTTCCTCTTTACACTCCTACGGGGCTTGATGTTGATTTTCTTGTATTCCTTGGCATGCTTAGGAGATGTGACTATTCCTCAAGTGGAGACTTCAAAATCGAGGGCTCGCTCAATCTCTCGGAAGTTTTTGACGATGTTGATGAAAGGATAAGGAGAAGAATTGCTGAAAAGCTGAGGAACCAGAAAGCCAACTTTGGAAGGCTCTGGCAGGAGGAGCTGTTGTCAGAACGGGATTCTGACTACCTCGTCGTCGTTGCCCCCACAGGTTCAGGAAAGACCGAACTGGCCATCTTCTGGTCGCGGAGGAGGGGTAAGCTAATATACACGCTTCCGCTCAGAGTGGCCTTAAACGACCTCTACAGGCGACTGTCAGAGGAGTACTTTGATGGGGAGCACGTTGGTTTATTGCATTCAACCGCTTTCATGGAGTACGTGGAAGGCTCTGGAAGCGACATCGAGGTCGAGAAAAAGGTGAACTCGGCAGGACTTTTGGCGATGCCAGTAATGTTATCAACACCTGACCAAGTTTTCCTCACCGGTCTCAACTACTACGGCTCGGACAAGGTTATTTCGGTTTACCCAGAATCGGCGATAGTCGTTGATGAGGTTCAGGCCTACACTCCAGAGATGGCCGCTGTCTTCCTGAAAACTCTCCGACTTATAAAAGAGGCCGGCGGAAAGGTGCTCGTGATTACCGCAACACTGCCACCCCATATCGAGGATTTCCTCAGAAAGGATGGGTTTGAAATTGTTGATGTTCTTGAGGAGTCAAGGAAGCACGGACTTGACGTCAAGAACCTTCACCTGAAACGGCATCACGTAAAGCTCGTAGAAGGAAATCTTTTCAGGTACACCGATGAAGGGCCTGAATTCGAAGGCCTTGAAAAAGTCCTTTCAGCGATTGAGGAGTTCGAAGGACGTGGCTTTAGGAGCGTCATGGTGGTTCTCAACAACGTAAAGAAGGCAATTGAGGCTTACAAACGCATTTCGGAGCTGGTTGGTAGCTGGGATGTTTACCTCCTCCACTCACGCCTGCCCGAGAAAAAGAAGGCAGAGGTTGTCCTCGAAGTTAAGTCCAGTCTTGAAAAAGGCAGGAATGTTGTTCTCATAGCAACTCAGGTCGTTGAGGCCTCGGTGGACCTTGACTTTGACGCCATGATAACCGAGATCTCTCCAATCGACAGCCAAGTTCAGAGGTGGGGCAGGGTTTACAGGAACAGGGAAACGGATTACGAAGGTGTCCCCAACATCATCGTGTTCTCTGGCATTGATAGGGGAACAAGGGCAGTGTACGGAGGGGGAATTAGTGATGAGGTGCTTCAGAAGACTGCAGAAGTCATCGACTCACTTGAAGGAAGACCCCTCAACTATGAAGACGAAAGGAACGCCATAAAGGACGTCTATCGGGGCAAAATCCTTGAAGCGTACATGGGGCGGATTGAAGAACTCTTGGCAAAGCTCGACTACTTCACCCTCGAAAAGAAGAGCGAAGCCCAGCGCGTTTTCCGCCAGATGGGTGGAATGTATTTCGTTGTGCCCGCGCTGATGGTGGAATACGGTTACACCGAAACCGTGAGGGAGTTCGGGGAGTTGCTGAGCGACCCTAAGAATTTCAAACTGGGCTGGAGTGATATTACGCAGAAGCTCTCTCAGGAACTCGGGCGCGAGGTTGG